From one Phocoena sinus isolate mPhoSin1 chromosome 6, mPhoSin1.pri, whole genome shotgun sequence genomic stretch:
- the PTCH1 gene encoding protein patched homolog 1 isoform X3, whose product MGKATGRKAPLWLRAKFQRLLFKLGCYIQKNCGKFLVVGLLIFGAFAVGLKAANLETNVEELWVEVGGRVSRELNYTRQKIGEEAMFNPQLMIQTPKEDGANVLTTEALRQHLDSALQASRVHVYMYNRQWKLEHLCYKSGELITETGYMDQIIEYLYPCLIITPLDCFWEGAKLQSGTAYLL is encoded by the exons GGGAAAGCTACTGGCCGGAAAGCGCCGCTGTGGCTGAGAGCGAAGTTTCAGAGACTCCTATTTAAACTGGGTTGTTACATTCAAAAAAACTGCGGCAAGTTCTTGGTTGTAGGCCTCCTCATATTTGGGGCCTTCGCTGTGGGATTAAAGGCAGCTAATCTCGAGACCAACGTGGAGGAGCTATGGGTGGAAG TTGGTGGGCGAGTAAGTCGTGAATTAAATTACACTCGCCAGAAGATTGGAGAAGAGGCTATGTTTAATCCTCAACTCATGATCCAGACCCCCAAGGAAGACGGTGCTAATGTCCTGACCACGGAGGCACTCCGACAGCACCTGGACTCGGCGCTCCAGGCCAGCCGGgtccatgtatatatgtataacag gcaATGGAAATTGGAACATTTGTGTTATAAATCTGGAGAACTTATCACAGAAACAGGTTACATGGATCag ATAATAGAATATCTTTACCCTTGTTTAATTATTACACCTTTGGACTGCTTCTGGGAAGGGGCGAAGTTACAGTCTGGGACAGCATACCTACTGTAA